From Fusarium oxysporum f. sp. lycopersici 4287 chromosome 13, whole genome shotgun sequence, one genomic window encodes:
- a CDS encoding hypothetical protein (At least one base has a quality score < 10), with product MSSSPILGPERKNSYDEERLEWATPSVPKKYLRLPRLRRSTVILLLIDFLIVAVLVHAFYPLITLLRRNEELFGARLTLPLNDTSFGEDLPAQRTIPRIFHQTSANETIPEAWKDLVKSCKETYSEFEYKHWTDDKARDFISEEYPWFLDTWDTFPFNIQRADAIRYFVLHHYGGIYLDMDTLCNATIPLHQIESDGSKHHAVFKSTTPTGVSNDMMITSAHHPAFTKALSRIQLYNDITRPWAHILPHVAVMVSAGPLFLTMALKNYLLEQPSLPETTVQVINATELEPYLTDYEGASWHHGDTKAIMWLGDRPWVWYLLGAIGLGAGLYLINMLMMKCWGRFFEKASSDEAKDAIKLT from the exons ATGTCATCCTCACCGATTCTTGGTCCCGAACGAAAAAACTCCTACGATGAAGAACGCCTCGAATGGGCGACGCCCTCTGTGCCAAAGAAGTACCTCCGTCTGCCAAGACTGCGCCGCTCGACCGtgatcctcctcctcatcgacttcctcatcgtcgctgtcCTCGTCCATGCTTTTTACCCGCTTATCACACTGCTGCGTCGGAATGAGGAGCTGTTCGGTGCGAGATTAACGTTGCCCCTGAATGATACGTCGTTTGGCGAGGATTTGCCCGCGCAGAGGACGATACCGAGGATTTTTCACCAGACGAGTGCGAATGAGACCATTCCTGAGGCCTGGAAGGATTTGGTAAAGAGCTGTAAGGAAACTTACTCTGAGTTTGAGTACAAG CACTGGACGGACGATAAGGCTCGCGATTTTATTTCGGAAGAGTATCCTTGGTTCCTCGACACTTGGGACACTTTCCCTTTCAACATTCAACGCGCCGATGCCATTCGATACTTTGTCCTTCACCACTATGGCGGTATCTATCTCGACATGGACACGCTCTGCAACGCGACAATCCCCCTGCACCAGATCGAGTCCGACGGCAGCAAGCACCACGCCGTCTTCAAGAGCACAACACCCACCGGCGTCTCCAACGACATGATGATTACCTCCGCGCACCATCCCGCCTTCACAAAAGCCCTCTCCCGAATCCAACTCTACAACGACATAACCCGTCCCTGGGCACACATCCTCCCGCACGTCGCAGTAATGGTATCCGCGGGACCGCTCTTCCTCACCATGGCGCTGAAGAACTACCTTCTTGAACAGCCCTCGCTGCCTGAGACTACGGTGCAGGTGATCAATGCGACTGAGCTTGAACCTTATTTGACTGATTACGAGGGCGCGTCGTGGCATCACGGCGATACGAAGGCGATAATGTGGTTGGGTGATCGGCCGTGGGTTTGGTACCTGCTCGGTGCGATTGGGCTGGGCGCAGGGTTGTATTTGATCAACATGCTCATGATGAAGTGCTGGGGACGGTTCTTTGAGAAGGCTTCTAGTGATGAGGCCAAGGATGCTATTAAACTCACGTAG
- a CDS encoding ATP-binding cassette, subfamily B (At least one base has a quality score < 10) encodes MAKAELGLKIGFYAYPIVLFVTLLGVQSAQFYISRHGSTTRKVALDNDLKQHIDKIRRFYARCIWVLQVVLSGLLIASIVYATREVFADQDGVKGSVVFSFSAYLASFVGVLLYYVAGLLPDPEGPWNPNSAHLSAWCVGALAEIVIAAALSAVEPKLRVSPGFVDTLNILGAARVLVLAFMIGALGLREYKTKALEPKSLPEERRGLLENGNGAADGYGSVQPTAAEPRRTQVSGTGWLDYFAGFRVLFPYLWPKGSPVYQAIVLICIILLICQRTVNVLGPLQLGTLVDSLGEGKLPYKEIILYVVYRALQGNQGVLGAARSLLWLPVSQSLFRRLSSAAFEHVLGLSLEFHLNKKVGEVTSALSRGASINTFLESFCFQVFPMVFDIFVAGDTVLFNATIMYNLLYARPDATEADVYEACKAANIHERILNFPDGYETKVGERGLKLSGGERQRIAIARAILKDARILLLDEATASLDSHTERQIQDALERVTEGRTTITIAHRLSTITTSDQIIVLHKGKIVERGTHNELLAQGGRYHAMWEKQTTIEKKEKEKKELEGEASETGSQ; translated from the exons ATGGCAAAGGCAGAGCTCGGATTGAAGATCGGCTTCTACGCCTATCccatcgtcctcttcgtcacGCTCCTCGGCGTTCAGTCCGCTCAGTTCTACATAAGCCGCCATGGCAGTACGACGCGTAAAGTCGCGTTGGACAATGACTTGAAACAGCATATTGACAAGATTCGAAGGTTTTACGCGAGGTGTATTTGGGTTCTTCAGGTTGTGCTTTCGGGATTGTTGATTGCAAGTATTGTGTACGCTACGAGGGAGGTTTTTGCGGATCAGGATGGTGTGAAGGGCAGTGTTGTCTTTTCGTTCAGCGCATATCTC GCATCTTTCGTTGGAGTGCTACTGTACTACGTCGCTGGTCTTCTTCCAGACCCTGAAGGACCGTGGAATCCGAACTCTGCTCACCTTTCGGCATGGTGCGTCGGTGCTCTTGCAGAGATTGTCATCGCAGCTGCTCTTTCAGCCGTTGAGCCGAAACTCCGCGTATCACCTGGCTTTGTCGACACTCTCAACATTCTCGGAGCTGCGAGGGTTCTTGTGTTGGCTTTCATGATTGGAGCATTGGGTTTGAGGGAGTACAAGACTAAGGCTCTGGAACCGAAGTCTTTGCCAGAGGAGAGACGGGGACTTCTTGAGAATGGGAATGGGGCCGCGGACGGGTATGGAAGTGTTCAACCTACTGCGGCCGAGCCGAGAAGGACGCAGGTTTCCGGTACGGGGTGGCTGGATTACTTTGCTGGATTCCGAGTCTTGTTTCCCTACCTCTG GCCAAAGGGCTCCCCCGTCTACCAAGCCATCGTACTAATCtgcatcatcctcctcatctgccAACGCACCGTCAACGTCCTAGGACCTCTCCAGCTCGGTACCCTCGTCGACAGCCTCGGCGAAGGCAAACTTCCCTACAAGGAAATCATCCTCTACGTCGTATACCGCGCTCTCCAGGGCAACCAGGGCGTTCTGGGCGCCGCGCGATCCCTTCTCTGGCTGCCTGTATCCCAATCTCTCTTCCGCCGTCTCTCCTCTGCTGCGTTCGAACACGTCCTCGGCTTATCCCTCGAGTTCCACCTCAACAAAAAGGTCGGCGAAGTCACCAGCGCCCTAAGTCGCGGCGCTTCCATCAACACCTTCCTTGAGAGTTTCTGCTTTCAGGTTTTTCCTATGGTCTTTGACATTTTTGTTGCTGGT GACACAGTTCTGTTTAACGCGACGATCATGTACAATCTTCTGTACGCGAGACCAGATGCGACAGAGGCAGACGTTTATGAGGCATGCAAGGCGGCGAATATTCATGAGCGCATTCTCAACTTTCCAGATGGGTATGAGACCAAGGTTGGAGAGCGAGGATTGAAGTTGTCAGGTGGTGAACGCCAAAGA ATCGCCATCGCCCGCGCGATTCTCAAAGACGCTCGCATCCTACTCCTCGACGAAGCAACCGCATCTCTCGACTCACACACAGAGCGTCAGATCCAAGATGCTCTCGAGCGCGTCACCGAAGGTCGCACAACCATCACAATCGC CCACCGTCTCTCTACCATCACGACATCAGACCAGATCATCGTACTTCACAAAGGCAAGATTGTCGAGCGCGGCACACATAATGAGCTTTTGGCTCAGGGAGGACGATACCACGCTATGTGGGAGAAACAAACGACTattgagaagaaagagaaggagaagaaggaattgGAGGGTGAGGCGTCGGAGACTGGGTCTCAGTAG
- a CDS encoding hypothetical protein (At least one base has a quality score < 10), which produces MAQAQTQENEQDLGEPQFAYHAVVEPIFIVGVMIASCYFNRLRNFSIIPSSKSADQGLLGQSKPEPWDEEDVHDETERLNLADAASPTETHPPKKRTCCGTVVHTPNSSRYAKYWHSRFIQKFPFLVEMFYWVVNLLFYVGVKSANMTVKTREMEAVKTDAIVAYETVQHNCAVARETARFREHVTVFQRAERLVQWSLNGLNLTQSSIFTLGTALLVSVSAYKISIGEQTVETPGVVEKPDAIQLPSPKGEVSFNDVKFAYHVKKGDPVLDGINFTVAPGTKTAIVGESGSGKSTSLKLLFRFYDVTDGSITIDGHDLRDLKLESLRSNIGVVPQDTVLFNATIMYNLLYARPDATEADVYEACKAANIHERILNFPDGYETKVGERGLKLSGGERQRSVRSKMLSSASPKVAQPSQSHQIIVLHKGKIVERGTHNELLAQGGRYHAMWEKQTTIEKKEKEKKELEGEASETGSQ; this is translated from the exons ATGGCTCAAGCGCAAACTCAAGAGAATGAACAAGATTTGGGTGAGCCGCAGTTTGCCTACCACGCCGTCGTCGAGCCAATC TTCATCGTCGGTGTCATGATCGCTTCATGCTACTTCAACCGCCTCCGAAACTTCTCCATCATCCCTTCGTCAAAAAGCGCCGACCAAGGTCTCCTCGGCCAATCGAAGCCGGAGCCATGGGACGAGGAGGACGTCCACGACGAGACAGAACGTCTCAACCTCGCTGACGCAGCGTCGCCGACGGAAACACACCCGCCCAAGAAGAGAACGTGCTGCGGCACTGTGGTTCACACGCCCAACTCGAGCCGATACGCCAAATACTGGCACTCGCGCTTCATACAAAAGTTTCCGTTCCTCGTGGAGATGTTCTACTGGGTGGTCAATCTACTCTTCTACGTCGGCGTCAAGTCGGCGA ATATGACCGTCAAGACCCGTGAGATGGAAGCTGTCAAGACGGATGCTATCGTGGCGTATGAGACTGTTCAGCATAATTGTGCTGTTGCGCGCGAGACGGCGCGGTTTAGAGAGCACGTCACTGTTTTCCAGCGCGCGGAGAGATTGGTGCAGTGGTCGTTGAACGGGTTGAATCTCACGCAGAGTTCGATTTTCACATTGGGAACGGCGTTGCTCGTTTCGGTGTCGGCGTACAAGATTTCAATTGGGGAGCAGACCGTTG AAACACCTGGCGTGGTCGAGAAGCCTGATGCTATTCAGTTGCCCTCACCCAAGGGCGAGGTCTCCTTCAACGATGTCAAGTTCGCGTATCACGTCAAGAAAGGCGATCCTGTCCTCGACGGCATCAACTTCACGGTTGCCCCAGGCACAAAGACCGCTATTGTCGGAGAATCAGGTAGCGGAAAGTCCACCTccctcaagcttctcttccGCTTCTACGATGTCACGGATGGCTCCATCACGATTGACGGCCACGACCTTCGAGATCTCAAGCTCGAGAGTCTTCGCAGCAACATCGGTGTCGTTCCCCAGGACACAGTTCTGTTTAACGCGACGATCATGTACAATCTTCTGTACGCGAGACCAGATGCGACAGAGGCAGACGTTTATGAGGCATGCAAGGCGGCGAATATTCATGAGCGCATTCTCAACTTTCCAGATGGGTATGAGACCAAGGTTGGAGAGCGAGGATTGAAGTTGTCAGGTGGTGAACGCCAAAGA AGCGTCAGATCCAAGATGCTCTCGAGCGCGTCACCGAAGGTCGCACAACCATCACAATCGC ACCAGATCATCGTACTTCACAAAGGCAAGATTGTCGAGCGCGGCACACATAATGAGCTTTTGGCTCAGGGAGGACGATACCACGCTATGTGGGAGAAACAAACGACTattgagaagaaagagaaggagaagaaggaattgGAGGGTGAGGCGTCGGAGACTGGGTCTCAGTAG